The Catenulispora sp. EB89 genome includes a region encoding these proteins:
- a CDS encoding glutaminase: protein MATEEGAAVSIDDIAYDALLEWIADEVAPFVGQGRVADYIPALAQVPPDRFGMALATVDGHLYGVGDFRERFSLQSISKVFTLALVMAGDAGALRGRVGVEPSGNAFNSLIQLELERGIPRNPFINAGALVVTDILQTQTGDAAGAVLDFLRTESDDHTVTIDGVVAASEAEHGDLNLALAHYMASYGNIENPVGLTAEHYFRHCSISMNCAETAMAALFLARHGVRADGTRLLPVLGAKRVNALMMTCGAYDAAGDFAFRVGLPGKSGVGGGIVAVVPGRAALCVWSPALDPHGNSVAGVEALDRFSAATGWSVF from the coding sequence ATGGCGACTGAGGAAGGCGCGGCGGTCTCGATCGACGACATCGCCTACGACGCGCTGCTGGAGTGGATCGCCGACGAGGTCGCGCCGTTCGTCGGCCAGGGCCGCGTCGCCGACTACATCCCGGCGCTGGCCCAGGTCCCGCCGGACCGGTTCGGGATGGCCCTGGCCACGGTCGACGGGCACCTGTACGGCGTGGGCGACTTCCGCGAGCGCTTCTCGCTGCAGAGCATCTCGAAGGTGTTCACGCTGGCGCTGGTAATGGCCGGCGACGCCGGGGCGCTGCGCGGCCGGGTCGGGGTGGAGCCCTCCGGCAACGCGTTCAACTCGCTGATCCAGCTGGAACTGGAACGCGGGATCCCGCGCAATCCGTTCATCAACGCCGGGGCCCTGGTCGTCACCGACATCCTGCAGACCCAGACCGGCGACGCGGCCGGCGCGGTCCTGGACTTCCTGCGCACCGAATCCGACGACCACACCGTCACGATCGACGGCGTGGTCGCGGCCTCCGAGGCCGAGCACGGCGATCTGAACCTGGCACTGGCGCACTACATGGCCTCGTACGGGAACATCGAGAACCCGGTCGGTCTCACCGCCGAGCACTACTTCCGGCACTGCTCGATCTCGATGAACTGCGCCGAGACCGCCATGGCCGCGCTGTTCCTGGCCCGGCACGGCGTGCGCGCCGACGGCACCCGGCTGCTGCCGGTGCTCGGCGCCAAGCGGGTCAATGCCCTGATGATGACATGCGGCGCGTACGACGCCGCGGGCGACTTCGCGTTCCGCGTCGGGCTGCCCGGCAAGAGCGGGGTCGGCGGCGGGATCGTCGCGGTGGTGCCGGGGCGGGCCGCGCTGTGCGTGTGGTCGCCGGCGCTGGACCCGCACGGGAACTCGGTGGCCGGGGTGGAGGCTTTGGACCGGTTCAGTGCGGCCACCGGGTGGTCGGTGTTCTAG
- a CDS encoding phosphate ABC transporter ATP-binding protein, with translation MTEIDEYGGVATASTADAPTEQLPAVPGGPDDPGAGRDPGAGRPGRLVGLETRDLSAWFGDHKVLERVSLAMEPGEVTALIGPSGCGKSTYLRILNRMHEMVKSAQLAGQVLLAGDDIYAPGRRPADVRARVGMVFQRPNPFPAMSIYDNVVSGLKLAGIKAGKARRDQLVETSLTQAGLWTEVRNRLRSPGGALSGGQQQRLCIARSLAVEPDVLLMDEPCSALDPTSTRRVEETIADLRGRLTIVIVTHNMQQAARVSQNCAFFLATHDTPGRIVEAGPTRQLFEDPRDERTSDYVNGRFG, from the coding sequence ATGACCGAGATAGACGAGTACGGCGGCGTGGCGACGGCCTCGACCGCGGACGCTCCGACCGAGCAGCTGCCGGCCGTCCCGGGCGGTCCGGACGACCCCGGCGCGGGCCGGGACCCGGGCGCCGGCCGCCCGGGCCGGCTGGTCGGCCTGGAGACCCGCGACCTGTCCGCCTGGTTCGGCGACCACAAGGTGCTGGAGCGGGTGTCGCTGGCCATGGAGCCCGGCGAGGTGACGGCGCTGATCGGGCCGTCCGGCTGCGGGAAGTCGACGTACCTGCGGATCCTGAACCGCATGCACGAGATGGTGAAGTCGGCGCAGCTGGCCGGGCAGGTGCTGCTGGCCGGCGACGACATCTACGCGCCGGGGCGCCGTCCGGCCGACGTCCGGGCCCGGGTCGGCATGGTGTTCCAGCGCCCGAACCCGTTCCCGGCGATGTCCATCTACGACAACGTGGTCAGCGGCCTGAAGCTGGCCGGCATCAAGGCCGGCAAGGCGCGGCGCGACCAGCTGGTGGAGACCAGCCTGACGCAGGCCGGGCTCTGGACCGAGGTGCGCAACCGGCTGCGCTCGCCCGGCGGCGCGCTGTCCGGCGGCCAGCAGCAGCGGCTGTGCATCGCGCGCTCGCTGGCCGTGGAGCCGGACGTGCTGCTGATGGACGAGCCCTGCTCCGCGCTGGACCCGACGTCCACGCGCCGGGTCGAGGAGACCATCGCCGACCTGCGCGGGCGGCTGACGATCGTGATCGTCACGCACAACATGCAGCAGGCCGCGCGGGTGTCGCAGAACTGCGCGTTCTTCCTGGCCACGCACGACACGCCGGGGCGGATCGTGGAGGCGGGGCCGACGCGGCAGCTGTTCGAGGACCCGCGGGACGAGCGGACCTCGGACTACGTGAACGGGCGGTTCGGCTAG
- a CDS encoding sortase domain-bontaining protein, whose amino-acid sequence MTAPTAEPAVDPAAEEPIAPAVPKVESESETETVPEVGAAAAEPRPAAEPAVPRPSLAALRAGLREGRGLRAVRMASTAASLAAVLLLGWGVYAFGLSGLQEQHSQANLYRALAGELAQATAPTGPAPDGAPLMILDIPRLGLHQTVVVEGTTGADLARGPGHVRYTVLPGQPGVSVLMGRRGTFGAPFAGLPKLEIGDKITVTTGEGTYTYTVNAFGQGSKPVADTFPNRLVLATGDSTWIPTHAVYVGARLDGPADAGSGQTGARTDLDKPLASDTDAWPALQLWALALALAVVATVALAVVWNRRAAYLSMAPVLAALLWCVYENATVLLPNLY is encoded by the coding sequence ATGACCGCGCCCACCGCGGAACCCGCCGTGGACCCGGCCGCGGAGGAGCCGATCGCGCCGGCGGTCCCGAAGGTCGAGTCTGAGTCCGAGACCGAGACCGTTCCGGAGGTCGGCGCCGCCGCCGCCGAGCCGCGGCCCGCTGCGGAGCCGGCCGTGCCGCGGCCGTCGCTCGCCGCGCTGCGCGCCGGGCTGCGCGAGGGCCGGGGTCTGCGCGCCGTCCGGATGGCCTCCACCGCCGCGAGCCTGGCGGCGGTGCTGCTGCTCGGTTGGGGCGTCTACGCGTTCGGCCTGAGCGGGCTCCAGGAGCAGCACAGCCAGGCCAACCTGTACCGGGCGCTCGCCGGCGAGCTCGCCCAGGCCACTGCACCGACCGGGCCGGCGCCCGACGGCGCACCGCTGATGATCCTGGACATCCCCCGGCTCGGGCTGCACCAGACGGTCGTCGTCGAGGGCACCACCGGCGCGGATCTGGCGCGCGGGCCGGGGCACGTGCGGTACACGGTGCTGCCCGGGCAGCCCGGTGTCAGTGTGCTGATGGGTCGGCGCGGGACGTTCGGCGCGCCGTTCGCGGGGCTGCCGAAGCTGGAGATCGGCGACAAGATCACCGTCACCACCGGCGAGGGCACCTACACCTACACCGTCAACGCGTTCGGGCAGGGGAGCAAGCCGGTCGCCGACACCTTCCCCAACCGGCTGGTGCTGGCCACCGGGGACTCGACGTGGATCCCGACGCACGCCGTCTACGTCGGCGCGCGGCTGGACGGCCCGGCCGACGCCGGCTCCGGGCAGACCGGGGCCCGCACCGACCTGGACAAGCCGCTGGCCTCCGACACCGACGCCTGGCCGGCCCTGCAGCTGTGGGCGCTGGCGCTGGCCCTGGCGGTGGTGGCCACGGTGGCGCTCGCGGTGGTGTGGAACCGGCGGGCCGCGTACCTGTCCATGGCGCCGGTGCTGGCCGCGCTGCTGTGGTGCGTGTACGAGAACGCCACCGTCCTGCTGCCGAACCTCTACTGA
- a CDS encoding substrate-binding domain-containing protein, with amino-acid sequence MRFRNPLLFAAAVGVAALAATAGLPAATPAHADTALSGSGSSWSGPALDQWRRDVLPLGININYAPNGSAAGRTDWTNGLDDFTATDVPFRSVDDAGLSQSQHSNGQGTVENPTWRYSYVPVTAGGTTFMYNLHIGGKQVTNLRLSPDVLVDIFTNQITMWDDPRIKAEYPGNLPHEPITPVVRSDGSGATAQWTRYMEHTHKAQWDAYCTSINGVPCGDYTEFFPTPPTSNMHSENGSDVVANFIMSPTGEGAIGYDEYAYAKLNNWPVVKVLNPAGYYTIPTASNVAIALTAAKIRGVDDTTSPSDPNYLQQNLDGVYTMTDPRSYPISSYSYIIVPRDTGTLPALPRASTDHGAALSKYAAYILCAGQAEADRLGYSPIPRNLVRGGMLQLSHVPGQATGVDPNTLANCQNPTFNSAGQLTVLVDAPQPSPCDKAGAPLNCTVGGGTGGGTSGGSTGGTTGGSGGKKSGTTGGTSGGTSGGSSGGSSGSSGGTTGGTTGGTTGGTTTGGTTTGGTAGGTGGGTAGGVDPLTGLPTDSSGSTGGDSGGSVGGAASVVADVPQHRDPKLMAGLTSLELLAVVIVPPVFGSMLVRRRKLAAAERDAAFMTGVSQSGGEEKGRGR; translated from the coding sequence TTGAGATTTCGAAATCCGCTTCTGTTCGCGGCCGCCGTCGGCGTCGCGGCGCTGGCCGCCACCGCCGGGCTGCCGGCCGCCACCCCGGCGCACGCCGACACCGCGCTGAGCGGCTCCGGCTCCTCTTGGAGCGGGCCCGCGCTGGACCAGTGGCGCCGAGACGTGCTGCCGCTGGGCATCAACATCAACTACGCCCCCAACGGCTCGGCCGCCGGCCGCACCGACTGGACGAACGGCCTGGACGACTTCACCGCCACCGACGTGCCCTTCCGCAGCGTGGACGACGCCGGCCTGAGCCAGTCGCAGCACTCGAACGGCCAGGGCACCGTCGAGAACCCGACGTGGCGCTACTCCTACGTGCCGGTGACCGCCGGCGGCACCACCTTCATGTACAACCTGCACATCGGCGGCAAGCAGGTCACGAACCTGCGGCTGTCCCCGGACGTGCTGGTCGACATCTTCACCAACCAGATCACGATGTGGGACGACCCGCGGATCAAGGCCGAGTACCCGGGCAACCTGCCGCACGAGCCGATCACCCCGGTGGTGCGTTCCGACGGCTCCGGTGCGACCGCGCAGTGGACCCGGTACATGGAGCACACGCACAAGGCCCAGTGGGACGCCTACTGCACCTCGATCAACGGCGTCCCGTGCGGCGACTACACGGAGTTCTTCCCGACGCCCCCGACCAGCAACATGCACAGCGAGAACGGCTCGGACGTGGTGGCCAACTTCATCATGTCCCCGACCGGCGAGGGCGCGATCGGCTACGACGAGTACGCGTACGCCAAGCTGAACAACTGGCCGGTCGTCAAGGTGCTGAACCCGGCCGGGTACTACACGATCCCGACGGCGTCGAACGTGGCGATCGCGCTGACCGCGGCCAAGATCCGCGGCGTGGACGACACCACGTCGCCGAGCGACCCGAACTACCTGCAGCAGAACCTCGACGGCGTCTACACGATGACCGACCCGCGGTCCTACCCGATCTCCAGCTACAGCTACATCATCGTGCCCAGGGACACCGGGACGCTGCCCGCACTGCCCCGCGCCAGCACCGACCACGGCGCCGCGCTGTCCAAGTACGCCGCCTACATCCTGTGCGCCGGCCAGGCCGAAGCCGACCGGCTGGGGTACTCGCCGATCCCGCGGAACCTGGTGCGCGGCGGGATGCTGCAGCTGTCGCACGTCCCCGGACAGGCGACGGGTGTGGATCCCAACACCCTGGCCAACTGCCAGAACCCCACGTTCAACTCCGCCGGTCAGCTGACCGTGCTGGTCGACGCCCCGCAGCCGAGCCCGTGCGACAAGGCCGGCGCGCCGCTGAACTGCACGGTCGGCGGCGGCACCGGCGGCGGCACCTCGGGCGGGTCGACCGGCGGTACCACCGGCGGGTCGGGCGGTAAGAAGAGCGGGACCACCGGCGGCACGAGCGGTGGGACGTCCGGCGGGTCCAGCGGTGGTTCGTCCGGGTCGAGCGGCGGGACCACCGGCGGGACGACGGGTGGCACTACCGGCGGCACCACCACCGGCGGCACCACCACCGGCGGGACCGCCGGCGGCACCGGCGGCGGCACGGCAGGCGGGGTCGACCCGCTGACCGGGCTGCCCACCGACAGCTCGGGAAGCACCGGCGGTGACAGCGGAGGGTCCGTCGGCGGGGCCGCGTCGGTGGTCGCCGACGTGCCCCAGCACCGTGATCCGAAGCTGATGGCCGGCCTCACCTCGCTGGAACTGCTGGCCGTGGTGATCGTGCCGCCGGTGTTCGGCAGCATGCTGGTGCGGCGCCGCAAGCTCGCGGCAGCGGAGCGGGACGCGGCGTTCATGACCGGGGTGTCCCAGTCCGGCGGCGAGGAGAAGGGGCGCGGCAGATGA
- the pstA gene encoding phosphate ABC transporter permease PstA, translated as MTYVDSAGRSFTVDPTASGARTAYLDNAGQVQVRPGSVTAADVGTLAGAAAGALGLVWLVYERIMPFSGALGFWLCWYLAFLSFYWGIARTQWEARHVREKLASAVFTGAGLLVLAVLADQIAYVAWRGSDVLGHGNFLTTDMQKTGPLDGLNSGGVLHAMIGSVEQLGLATLFAVPLGISAAVFMSEIGGRLAQPVRTVVNAMTALPSIVAGLFVLGAWILAFGFDRSGFAASLALTVMMMPIVTRASEVVIRVVPNTLREASYALGGSQWRTVWQVVLPTARSGLTTAILLGMARAVGETSPVLLTAGFTPRKNANPFSGAQISLPLYVWNYVRYPQADMKVRAFGAALALMTIVMILFVAARIAGGRRPGELSRRRLRQMARDRAVAAVTVESRPPAERPVPAAPAVIHPEPEPAS; from the coding sequence ATGACGTACGTCGACTCCGCCGGACGGAGTTTCACTGTGGACCCCACCGCTTCCGGCGCGCGCACCGCTTACCTGGACAACGCCGGCCAGGTCCAGGTCCGGCCCGGCTCGGTCACCGCGGCCGATGTCGGGACCCTGGCCGGTGCCGCGGCCGGCGCGCTCGGGCTGGTCTGGCTGGTGTACGAGCGGATCATGCCCTTCTCCGGCGCCCTGGGCTTCTGGCTGTGCTGGTACCTGGCGTTCCTGTCCTTCTACTGGGGGATCGCCCGGACCCAGTGGGAGGCCCGGCACGTGCGCGAGAAGCTCGCGTCCGCCGTGTTCACCGGCGCCGGTCTGCTGGTGCTGGCTGTGCTGGCGGACCAGATCGCCTACGTCGCCTGGCGCGGGTCCGACGTGCTGGGACACGGCAACTTCCTGACCACCGACATGCAGAAGACCGGGCCGCTGGACGGCCTGAACAGCGGCGGTGTGCTGCACGCGATGATCGGCTCGGTGGAGCAGCTGGGCCTGGCGACGCTGTTCGCGGTGCCGCTGGGCATCTCGGCCGCGGTGTTCATGTCCGAGATCGGCGGCCGGCTCGCGCAGCCGGTGCGCACCGTGGTCAACGCGATGACCGCGCTGCCGTCGATCGTCGCCGGCCTGTTCGTCCTGGGCGCGTGGATCCTGGCCTTCGGCTTCGACCGCAGCGGATTCGCCGCGTCGCTGGCGCTGACCGTGATGATGATGCCGATCGTCACCCGCGCCTCCGAGGTGGTGATCCGGGTGGTCCCCAACACCCTGCGCGAGGCTTCCTACGCGCTCGGCGGCAGCCAGTGGCGCACCGTCTGGCAAGTGGTGCTGCCCACCGCGCGCTCCGGTCTGACCACCGCGATCCTGCTCGGCATGGCGCGTGCGGTGGGGGAGACCTCGCCGGTCCTGCTGACCGCCGGCTTCACCCCGCGCAAGAACGCGAATCCCTTCAGCGGTGCACAGATCAGCCTGCCTTTGTACGTCTGGAACTACGTCCGCTACCCGCAGGCCGACATGAAGGTCCGGGCCTTCGGCGCCGCGCTGGCGCTGATGACGATCGTCATGATCCTGTTCGTCGCCGCGCGCATCGCGGGCGGCCGCCGGCCCGGAGAGCTGTCGCGGCGCCGTCTGCGGCAGATGGCCCGCGACCGGGCCGTGGCGGCGGTGACTGTCGAGTCCCGGCCGCCGGCGGAGCGCCCCGTGCCCGCCGCCCCAGCCGTCATCCATCCGGAACCGGAGCCCGCCTCGTGA
- the pstC gene encoding phosphate ABC transporter permease subunit PstC, producing the protein MSAVQASTGRRPAMAGAGPAGAEGLVDEIFGAPPVPPSDPGSGSDPAAGDQTPIHIIPGVSRGDRIFRVVFRAAGLSVFAIMGLIALFLATRGAQALHATGWSFLTEQRWQTAAHRFGVGAVLLDGIIIAGIALLIAVPVALAAAVFISEYAPSGARRALISLIDLMAAVPSIVYGLWGLFFLTPRIIGIERWAATHLGGVLPFLKVRNGGIAASYTQSAFIAGVVVSLMVIPIVCSLSREVFSQAPVGEREGAYALGSTRWGMVRTVVLPFGKGGVIGAVMLGFGRAMGETIAVALIISPVFVITTHPLQAGANSISSLIVLRYGESDKLALSALMAAGLVLFAITLLVNLVAAAVISRSRSGAATNE; encoded by the coding sequence GTGAGCGCGGTGCAGGCTTCGACGGGGCGCCGGCCGGCGATGGCCGGCGCCGGTCCGGCGGGGGCCGAGGGCCTCGTCGACGAGATCTTCGGCGCACCGCCCGTGCCGCCGTCCGATCCCGGCTCCGGGAGTGATCCGGCCGCCGGGGACCAGACGCCGATCCACATCATCCCCGGGGTTTCCCGGGGGGACCGGATCTTCCGGGTGGTCTTCCGGGCCGCCGGTCTGTCCGTGTTCGCCATCATGGGCCTGATCGCGCTGTTCCTGGCCACCCGGGGTGCGCAGGCTCTGCACGCCACGGGCTGGTCGTTCCTGACCGAGCAGCGGTGGCAGACAGCGGCGCACCGGTTCGGTGTCGGCGCGGTGCTGCTGGACGGGATCATCATCGCGGGCATCGCGCTGCTGATCGCGGTGCCCGTGGCGTTGGCCGCGGCGGTGTTTATCTCCGAGTACGCGCCCTCCGGGGCGCGCCGGGCCCTGATCTCGCTGATCGACCTGATGGCGGCGGTCCCGAGCATCGTCTACGGCCTGTGGGGGCTGTTCTTCCTCACGCCCCGCATCATCGGGATCGAGCGCTGGGCGGCCACCCATCTGGGCGGTGTGCTGCCGTTCCTGAAAGTGCGCAACGGCGGCATCGCGGCCTCCTACACCCAGTCGGCGTTCATCGCCGGCGTGGTGGTGTCCCTGATGGTGATACCGATCGTCTGCTCGCTGTCGCGCGAGGTCTTCTCGCAGGCGCCGGTCGGGGAGCGCGAGGGGGCGTACGCCCTGGGATCCACGCGGTGGGGCATGGTGCGGACCGTCGTGCTGCCGTTCGGCAAGGGCGGTGTGATCGGCGCGGTGATGCTCGGATTCGGCCGGGCCATGGGTGAAACCATCGCGGTGGCGTTGATCATCTCGCCGGTGTTCGTCATCACCACGCATCCGCTGCAGGCCGGAGCCAACTCCATCTCCTCGCTGATCGTGCTGCGCTACGGCGAGTCCGACAAGCTCGCGCTGTCCGCCCTGATGGCCGCCGGGCTCGTGCTGTTCGCGATCACGTTGCTGGTCAACCTGGTCGCGGCCGCGGTCATCTCGCGCTCGCGCTCCGGCGCCGCGACCAATGAGTGA